The following proteins come from a genomic window of Synechococcus sp. NB0720_010:
- the secY gene encoding preprotein translocase subunit SecY, which yields MVVSRGRNPSAGEILTQLVQAKDLRDRVLITLGLLLLVRLGIYIPVPGIDRQAFQAFAAQGGSLLGFLDIFTGGGISALGVFALGILPFINASIIIQLLTSALPQLEDLQKNEGEAGRRKIAQYTRYVALGWGLFQSIVFALILRPYALPGTPDLVFVVQTAIALVTGSMVVMWLSEVITERGIGQGASLVIYLNIVATLPRALGSTIELAQTGGREAVGGIVVLVAVFLITIVGIVCVEEGSRRIPIVSAKRQVGGAGISARQSYLPLKLNAGGVMPIIFASAVVFLPLQIANFSKNPTLIQVASFLSPNSSTPWVYALLFFGLIIGFSFFYATLTVRPVDVASNLKRGGVAIPGVRPGSATTAYLTGIQNRLTLLGALFLGAVAIVPSAVESATRVQTFQGLGATSLLILVGVAIQTAKQLQTAVISQRYEGMVRQ from the coding sequence ATGGTCGTCAGCCGGGGGCGTAACCCCAGTGCCGGTGAAATCCTCACGCAGCTGGTCCAAGCCAAGGATCTGCGCGACAGGGTTCTCATCACCTTGGGGCTGCTGCTCCTGGTGCGTCTGGGCATCTATATCCCTGTCCCCGGGATCGACCGCCAGGCCTTCCAGGCCTTCGCTGCCCAGGGGGGCTCCCTGCTGGGCTTCCTGGACATCTTCACCGGTGGTGGCATCTCCGCGTTGGGCGTTTTCGCCCTGGGGATCCTTCCCTTCATCAACGCCTCGATCATCATTCAGCTGCTGACCTCCGCCCTGCCGCAGCTGGAGGATCTGCAGAAGAACGAAGGTGAGGCGGGACGCCGCAAGATCGCCCAGTACACCCGCTATGTCGCCCTGGGCTGGGGACTGTTCCAAAGCATCGTCTTTGCCCTGATCCTCCGGCCCTACGCCCTTCCCGGCACACCGGATCTGGTCTTCGTTGTGCAGACGGCGATCGCTCTGGTGACCGGTTCGATGGTGGTGATGTGGCTCAGTGAGGTGATCACCGAGCGGGGCATTGGCCAGGGCGCGTCCCTGGTCATCTACCTGAACATCGTGGCCACCCTCCCCAGGGCCTTGGGCTCGACCATCGAGTTGGCCCAAACCGGCGGCCGTGAGGCTGTTGGCGGCATCGTCGTCCTGGTGGCGGTCTTCCTGATCACCATCGTTGGCATCGTCTGCGTCGAGGAGGGCAGCCGCCGCATCCCGATCGTCAGCGCCAAGCGCCAGGTGGGCGGGGCCGGGATCTCTGCCCGCCAGAGCTACCTGCCCCTGAAGCTCAATGCCGGTGGCGTGATGCCGATCATCTTTGCCTCGGCCGTGGTCTTCCTGCCGCTGCAGATCGCCAACTTCAGCAAGAACCCCACGCTGATTCAGGTCGCCAGTTTCCTGAGCCCCAACAGCAGCACCCCCTGGGTCTATGCGCTGCTCTTCTTCGGGCTGATCATTGGCTTCTCCTTCTTCTACGCCACCCTCACGGTGCGTCCGGTGGACGTGGCCTCCAACCTCAAGCGCGGTGGTGTCGCCATCCCTGGGGTTCGCCCTGGCTCAGCGACCACGGCTTACCTGACGGGTATCCAAAACCGTCTGACTTTGCTGGGCGCCCTTTTCCTGGGGGCTGTGGCGATCGTGCCCTCGGCCGTGGAGTCGGCCACGCGCGTGCAGACCTTCCAAGGCTTGGGTGCCACGAGCCTGTTGATCTTGGTTGGCGTCGCGATTCAGACCGCCAAGCAACTGCAAACCGCCGTGATCTCCCAGCGGTACGAAGGCATGGTTCGCCAGTAA
- the rplO gene encoding 50S ribosomal protein L15 has translation MTSLNLQSLAPQKGARRRKLRKGRGIAAGQGASCGFGMRGQKSRSGRPTRPGFEGGQMPLYRRVPKLKHFTVINPKNYTVINVAKLSELKAGSTVNIDTLVKDGLVTNPKAPLKVLGNGELSVKLTVQAAAFTASARQKIEAAGGTCEEI, from the coding sequence ACGTCGCTCAATCTCCAGTCCCTCGCCCCCCAGAAGGGGGCCCGTCGCCGCAAGCTGCGTAAGGGACGCGGCATCGCCGCCGGCCAAGGCGCCAGCTGCGGTTTCGGCATGCGCGGTCAGAAGTCCCGTTCGGGTCGTCCGACCCGTCCTGGCTTCGAGGGTGGCCAGATGCCTCTGTACCGCCGGGTGCCGAAGCTGAAGCACTTCACCGTGATCAACCCCAAGAACTACACGGTGATCAACGTTGCCAAGCTCTCCGAGCTCAAGGCCGGCAGCACCGTCAACATCGACACCCTGGTGAAGGACGGTCTGGTGACCAACCCCAAGGCCCCCCTGAAGGTCCTGGGTAATGGCGAACTGAGCGTGAAGCTGACCGTCCAGGCGGCCGCTTTCACCGCCTCGGCACGCCAGAAGATCGAAGCCGCTGGTGGGACCTGCGAAGAGATCTGA